In Halobacterium noricense, the genomic stretch AGCACGAGGTCGCGGCCCTGCTCGGCGTCAGCCAGTCCGCGGTCTCGAAGTACGCCCACGGCGAGGTCACGGTCAACGGTGAGGTCGCCGACGACGAGCGCGTCCGCGAGACCGTCGAGCGCATCGGCGAGGGGCTCGCGAGCGGCGACGTGTCTCAGGTGCAGGCGCTCGTGGAGGCGGAAGTGCTGATTCGGCGGCTGTCCGCGCGCGGCGACGTTATCGCGGCCCTCCACGAGGAGGCGATGCCGGAGCTCGCGGAGTACGAGGGGGACTTTCGGGTCCACGACCCCGAGAGCGAGGTGCGCGTCCGCGAGCGCGTGCTCTCCTCGCTGCGCCGCGGCGTCCGCATCCTCGAACACGCCAGCGGGTTCGCGACGCTCATCCCCGCGGTCGGCTCGAACCTCGTGGAGTGCACGCCCGACGCCGACGGCGTCGAGGACGTGGCGGGCGTCCCCGGCCGGATTCTGGACGTGATGGGGCGCACGGAGATTCCCGCCGACCCCGAGTTCGGCGTCAGCGTCCACGTCGCGTCCATCCTGCTCGCCGCGCGCGACGCGGGCAGCGACGCTCGCGCGTGCCTGAACGTCCACTACGACCCCGCCATTA encodes the following:
- a CDS encoding thiamine-phosphate synthase family protein, which codes for MKFLEEVVVEEFLPTFRSLLAADLRERGLTQHEVAALLGVSQSAVSKYAHGEVTVNGEVADDERVRETVERIGEGLASGDVSQVQALVEAEVLIRRLSARGDVIAALHEEAMPELAEYEGDFRVHDPESEVRVRERVLSSLRRGVRILEHASGFATLIPAVGSNLVECTPDADGVEDVAGVPGRILDVMGRTEIPADPEFGVSVHVASILLAARDAGSDARACLNVHYDPAIIDELESLGYETVEFDPEGEASSEALRPVVADHPEADVLYQTGGFGVEPIVYVLADSAPAAAEMARELL